The DNA segment CTGCTCAAGCGGCTCCGCGAAATGATGGCAGAGGCACTCGAGCCGCAGGAACGGCTCGACCGGATCGTGCGCGAGATCGCGCAGAACATGGTTGCCGAAGTCTGCTCGCTCTACATCCTGCGCTCCGACTCGGTCCTCGAGCTATATGCAACGGAAGGTCTCAATCCTTCTGCTGTCCATCTGGCGCAGCTTCGCCTGGGACAGGGTCTTGTCGGCACAATCGCCGCCAGTGCGCGCGCGCTCAATCTGTCGGATGCGCAGAAGCATCCCGCCTTCGCCTACCTGCCGGAGACGGGTGAAGAGATCTATCATTCATTCCTTGGCGTGCCGGTTTTGCGGGCGGGACGCACGCTCGGCGTCCTGGTCGTCCAGAACCGCACCAAGCGACACTATCGCGAGGATGAGGAAGAGGCGCTGGAAACTGTCGCCATGGTCATCGCAGAGATGATTGCGACCGGTGACCTGGCGCGCCTGAACCGCGCCGGGATAGAGCTTGATCTGCGCCGGGCCGTGACGCTTTCGGGTCTCGCCTTCAATGACGGGGTTGGCCTTGGCCATGTGGTGCTTCACGAGCCGCGCATCGTGGTCACCAATCTCTTCAACGAAGACAGCGAGGAGGAGCTTGAGCGGCTGGAGGCTGCACTCAGCTCGCTTAGGCTTTCCATTGACGACATGTTGTCCCGCCGCGAGGTCGCATTCGAGGGCGAGCATCGCGCGGTCCTGGAAGCGTACCGCATGTTCGCGAATGATCGCGGATGGGTGCGTCGCCTTGAAGAAGCCGTGCGCAACGGTCTGACGGCGGAAGCAGCTGTCGAGAAGGTGCAGTCGGACATGCGTGCGCGCATGATGCATATGACCGACCCCTATCTGCGCGAGCGGATGAGCGATCTCGACGATCTGGCGAACAGGCTTCTTCGCCAGCTTCTGGGGCGCGGTCCGGACGCGCTCGCCGAGGCGCTGCCGAAGGATGCGATCCTCGTTGCGCGCAATATGGGTGCGGCAGAGCTCTTGGATTATCCGCGTCAGAAGCTGCGCGGGCTTGTGCTCGAGGACGGCGCACCGACCAGTCACATCGTCATCGTGGCACGCGCAATTGGCCTGCCGACGGTCGGTGAGGTGAAGGGTGCTGTCTCCATGGCCGAAAATGGCGATGCGGCCATTGTGGATGGCGAAGACGGCCAGGTGCATCTGCGGCCGCAATCGGACATCGAAGCAGCCTATGCAGAGAAGGTGCGTTTCCGGGCGCGGCGCCAGAAGATCTATCGTGAACTCCGCGACAAGCCATCCTGCACACGGGATGGCCAGGACGTGTCGCTTTACATGAATGCGGGGCTTGCCGTGGACTTGCCGCAGCTTGCGCAGTCGGGAGCGGAAGGCATCGGTCTCTTCCGCACCGAGCTTCAGTTCATGGTCGCCTCGACCTTTCCCCGTGCCGAAGCGCAGGAGCGGCTTTACCGCGAAGTGCTGGAAGCAGCCGACGGTAAGCCGGTCACGTTCCGCACGATCGATATCGGCGGCGACAAGGTTCTGCCCTACTTCAAGGGGCCGCAACAGGAGGAAAATCCGGCACTGGGCTGGCGAGCCATTCGATTGACGCTCGATCGCCCCGGTCTCCTGCGCACGCAGATCCGTGCCCTGTTGAAAGCCGCTGGCGGACGCGAGCTGCGTCTCATGCTGCCCATGGTGACGGAAGTCAGCGAGATACAGCAGGCGCGCGCCATCATCGATCGTGAGGTGCGGCATCTGTCGCGCTTCGCGCATCTGCTGCCCACCGAACTCAAGATCGGCGCCATGATCGAAGTGCCGTCGCTGCTCTGGCAGCTCGACGAGCTCATGGAGGCGGTGGACTTCGTTTCGGTCGGCTCGAATGATCTCTTCCAGTTCGTGACGGCGACAGATCGCGGCAATACGCGCATTGCCGACCGTTTTGATCCTTTGAGCGTGCCCTTCATGCGCATTCTGCGTCAGATCGTGCGTGCGGGGGATGCGGCGGACACGCCGGTGACGCTGTGTGGCGAGCTTGCGGGACGACCGGTTTCGGCTATGGCATTGCTGGGTATCGGCTTCCGCGCGATATCCATGGCACCGGCATCCATCGGCCCGGTCAAGGCCATGCTGACGGAATTGCCACTGGACAAGCTGCAAGCCGTCATGGATGAGGCACTTGCCAATCACTCGGCAAAGACCAATATCCGCCAGACGCTGCGGCAGTTTGCTGCCACGCACGAAATTCCTCTTTGAGTGACTGTTTGTAATGCCCGAACTGCCCCGCGACCGCATGGATCAGGTTCTCAAGCGTTTCGAGATGCTCGAATCGCAGATGGCGGCCGGGCCTGCGGCTGATGAGTATGTGAAGCTCGCTTCGGAATATTCCGAGTTGCAGGACGTCGCAGATGCCATTCGTGCGTTGCGGAAGGCGGAAGGCGAGCTTGAAGACCTGCAGTCCATGCTGGACGACAAATCCACCGATGCAGAGATGCGGGCACTGGCGCAAGCCGATCTTGAGGAGGTCGAGGAGCGTCTGGAGAAGCTGCAGGCCGACCTTCAGGTCTTGCTGCTCCCGAAAGATGCCGCGGATGACAAGAACGTCATTCTGGAAATTCGTGCAGGCACGGGTGGTGATGAAGCCGCCCTCTTCGCAGGCGATCTTTTCCGCATGTATGAGCGCTACGCCTCGGAGCAGGGCTGGAAGGTCGAGGTGGTTTCAGCAAGCGAAGGCGAGGCTGGCGGCTACAAGGAGATCATTGCGACCGTGGCGGGGCGCGGCGTGTTTTCGCGCATGAAGTTCGAATCCGGCGTCCATCGCGTGCAGCGCGTCCCGGCGACCGAAGCGCAGGGACGTATCCATACCTCGGCTGCAACGGTTGCGGTGCTGCCTGAAGCAGAGGATATCGATATCGATGTCCGACCAGAAGA comes from the Nitratireductor basaltis genome and includes:
- the ptsP gene encoding phosphoenolpyruvate--protein phosphotransferase — translated: MREMAGGPRVLLKRLREMMAEALEPQERLDRIVREIAQNMVAEVCSLYILRSDSVLELYATEGLNPSAVHLAQLRLGQGLVGTIAASARALNLSDAQKHPAFAYLPETGEEIYHSFLGVPVLRAGRTLGVLVVQNRTKRHYREDEEEALETVAMVIAEMIATGDLARLNRAGIELDLRRAVTLSGLAFNDGVGLGHVVLHEPRIVVTNLFNEDSEEELERLEAALSSLRLSIDDMLSRREVAFEGEHRAVLEAYRMFANDRGWVRRLEEAVRNGLTAEAAVEKVQSDMRARMMHMTDPYLRERMSDLDDLANRLLRQLLGRGPDALAEALPKDAILVARNMGAAELLDYPRQKLRGLVLEDGAPTSHIVIVARAIGLPTVGEVKGAVSMAENGDAAIVDGEDGQVHLRPQSDIEAAYAEKVRFRARRQKIYRELRDKPSCTRDGQDVSLYMNAGLAVDLPQLAQSGAEGIGLFRTELQFMVASTFPRAEAQERLYREVLEAADGKPVTFRTIDIGGDKVLPYFKGPQQEENPALGWRAIRLTLDRPGLLRTQIRALLKAAGGRELRLMLPMVTEVSEIQQARAIIDREVRHLSRFAHLLPTELKIGAMIEVPSLLWQLDELMEAVDFVSVGSNDLFQFVTATDRGNTRIADRFDPLSVPFMRILRQIVRAGDAADTPVTLCGELAGRPVSAMALLGIGFRAISMAPASIGPVKAMLTELPLDKLQAVMDEALANHSAKTNIRQTLRQFAATHEIPL
- the prfA gene encoding peptide chain release factor 1, whose protein sequence is MPELPRDRMDQVLKRFEMLESQMAAGPAADEYVKLASEYSELQDVADAIRALRKAEGELEDLQSMLDDKSTDAEMRALAQADLEEVEERLEKLQADLQVLLLPKDAADDKNVILEIRAGTGGDEAALFAGDLFRMYERYASEQGWKVEVVSASEGEAGGYKEIIATVAGRGVFSRMKFESGVHRVQRVPATEAQGRIHTSAATVAVLPEAEDIDIDVRPEDIRVDTMRASGAGGQHVNTTDSAVRITHIPTGIVVVQAEKSQHQNRARAMQILRARLFDAERSKAADERSEARRLQVGTGDRSERIRTYNFPQGRITDHRINLTLYKLDRVMEGDLDEVIDGLISDHQSKLLAEIDG